One genomic window of Carassius auratus strain Wakin chromosome 14, ASM336829v1, whole genome shotgun sequence includes the following:
- the tex11 gene encoding testis-expressed protein 11 isoform X1, with product MEQFVVDVKNLSEKLIHRQIDSNLDDVIETLFKAISTLDAAAKLQDSQLEEIAIQLWNWAVTKRVGSTITEEQKAKVRHVACRLLYLCGPENPSENIVRKQILMASKTGRTWLDCKKPKVADDFLSLAVSSLETLYSRLTSHGDCAEDINTPKGDIEKDLLRVLSYQAESAVSQEQHEEAVSCIQRCKEMLLRLPKETGYLSLICYNFGVDTYSQGKHEESTFWLSQSYDIGKMNVKYSPGSEMQAKVLRLLAKVYLDWDCQKYLEKALHAVSLANKEHMQLSGLYLKIQILIKSRSPDEATKSGLSELLDCEVPLEVCLSTVKLLVEENREALAFDFLKRVCQHFESSPELGSALLMHIELLLQRDKDLLAKQKIEDAITGHYTGKQLAPPTLSSLHLLLWDRASKNFEAKNYSEALEWYNYSLSFYRADELDQNLAKLQRNRSTCFLHLHQLEKAKEAVEKAARIDSSNIFTQFNIYKIAVLENNAEKAGAALREIGALAQNPVTSEERLLVTENAAANLLSLAAQIALEHEQQETAIKALESLCERSQDVTQILTALRCLVRLFLTTMENISEENRNANLDILLSYLKTGTFTHNISLHCCFNQLYFSTLIYCVHTEFTALEKLSQIHGHGAQQHSEDANWFRRIAWNSALQCEHSPVRMRDFFLLSFQLSQLCAPDRGVLMGQKTCLLMAAAASLEICRSSDHTEQQTELLTQTLEHIQLCKEIWTTIKASGTSSKDKTDTLLLLYEFETRAKLNDPKLESVLESVLELDYIETKLLEMIAVLAMEPPAHYPVLCKKALRIALSLHRKQSQVDLTRCSNCLHSLIQLTLPSGVSEVQPCVLEEVWAYYEEALSIIATAPEDFPELEILWLLTRAWNTGILLYSLAQYPEAERWCGLGMSFLKHLGSLQDSYHSQMAGLYSEVLDRLDKAKKNLIIEE from the exons ATGGAGCAGTTTGTTGTCGATGTAAAAA ACCTGTCAGAGAAACTTATCCACCGACAGATCGATTCAAATTTGGATGACGTGATTGAGACTCTCTTCAAAGCGATCTCAACTCTAGATGCAGCAGCAAAACTACAGGATTCACAG ttgGAGGAAATCGCCATACAGCTGTGGAACTGGGCAGTGACCAAACGTGTTGGCTCAACTATTACAGAAGAGCAGAAGGCCAAAG TGCGTCATGTGGCATGCAGACTTCTGTATTTATGCGGGCCTGAGAACCCATCAGAGAATATTGTTCGCAAGCAGATACTG ATGGCAAGTAAAACTGGAAGAACATGGCTTGATTGCAAAAAACCCAAAGTTGCTGATGATTTTTTGAGCCTTGCTGTCAGT AGCCTGGAGACTCTTTACAGCAGACTCACTTCCCATGGAGATTGTGCAGAAGATATAAACACACCAAAGGGAGACATCGAGAAAGATCTGCTGCGGGTTTTATCATATCAAGCTGAATCT GCTGTTTCTCAAGAACAACATGAAGAGGCAGTGTCATGCATACAGCGATGTAAAGAAATGCTTCTGCGTCTCCCTAAAGAG ACTGGCTATCTCTCTCTCATCTGTTACAACTTTGGGGTCGACACTTACAGTCAGGGAAAGCATGAAGAGAGCACATTTTGGCTAAG CCAAAGTTATGATATAGGGAAGATGAATGTGAAGTACTCACCAGGATCAGAGATGCAA GCCAAAGTTTTGAGACTTCTTGCAAAGGTTTATTTGGATTGGGACTGTCAGAAGTACCTGGAGAAAGCTCTTCATGCTGTAAGCTTGGCAAATAAG gagcaTATGCAGTTGTCAGGTCTGTATCTGAAGATTCAAATCCTAATTAAAAGCCGAAGCCCAGATGAGGCAACAAAGTCTG GGCTGTCAGAGCTACTGGACTGTGAGGTTCCTCTGGAAGTGTGCTTGAGCACAGTCAAACTGCTCGTGGAAGAGAACAG GGAGGCTCTGGCCTTTGACTTCCTTAAGAGGGTTTGTCAGCACTTTGAGTCGTCTCCTGAACTGGGCTCTGCTCTGCTCATGCATATAGAGCTGCTGCTGCAGCGGGACAAAGACCTGCTGGCCAAGCAGAAGATTGAGGATGCTATCACGG GACATTACACTGGAAAACAACTTGCACCTCCGACTCTATCATCTCTCCACCTTCTTCTGTGGGATAGAGCTTCCAAAAACTTTGAA GCCAAGAACTATTCTGAAGCTCTGGAATGGTATAACTATTCCCTGAGCTTCTACAGAGCAGACGAGTTGGATCAAAACCTTGCTAAACTCCAAAGAAACAGATCCACCTGTTTCCTGCACCTGCATCAACTCGAGAAA GCTAAAGAGGCTGTAGAAAAGGCAGCAAGGATTGACTCAAGCAACATTTTTACACAGTTCAACATCTACAAGATTGCTGTACTGGAAAACAATGCAGAGAAAG CTGGCGCGGCTCTGAGAGAGATTGGCGCTCTGGCTCAGAATCCGGTCACCAGTGAGGAGCGACTGCTAGTGACCGAGAACGCTGCTGCAAACCTCCTCAGCCTGGCCGCACAGATCGCCCTCGAG CATGAGCAGCAGGAAACAGCCATCAAAGCCCTAGAGAGTCTGTGTGAACGCTCACAAGATGTGACTCAAATCCTCACTGCCTTGAG GTGTTTAGTACGACTTTTTCTTACAACAATGGAAAACATCAGTGAGGAAAACAG GAATGCCAACTTGGATATCCTCTTGTCATACCTAAAAACAGGTACATTTACCCATAATATTTCATTACACTGTTGTTTTAATCAGTTGTATTTCTCCACACTGATTTACTGTGTGCATACTGAATTTACAGCGCTTGAGAAATTATCACAAATTCATGGCCACGGAGCACAGCAGCATTCAGAAGACGCCAACTGGTTCAGGAGAATCG CGTGGAACTCTGCCCTGCAGTGTGAGCACAGTCCTGTGAGGATGAGGGATTTCTTTCTACTCTCCTTCCAG CTGTCGCAGCTGTGCGCCCCAGACCGAGGTGTGTTGATGGGGCAGAAGACGTGTCTGCTGATGGCCGCTGCTGCGTCTCTGGAGATCTGCAGGAGCTCTGATCATACTGAGCAACAG ACCGAGCTCCTGACCCAGACTCTAGAGCACATTCAGCTCTGTAAAGAGATCTGGACCACAATCAAAGCATCAG GCACTTCCTCTAAAGACAAAACAGACACATTATTGCTGCTCTACGAGTTTGAAACCCGGGCCAAATTAAATGATCCTAAGCTTGAATCTGTGCTCGAATCAGTTTTGGAACTGGATTATATTGAGACCAAGCTGCTAGAAATGATCGCAG TCCTGGCGATGGAACCACCGGCCCATTACCCTGTTCTGTGTAAGAAAGCACTGAGGATCGCCTTGTCTCTGCACAGAAAACAGTCACAGGTCGACCTCACACGCTGCAG TAACTGTTTACACAGCCTGATTCAGCTGACCCTGCCGAGCGGCGTGTCTGAGGTGCAGCCCTGCGTGCTGGAGGAAGTGTGGGCCTACTATGAGGAAGCTCTTTCCATCATAGCAACCGCA CCCGAGGACTTTCCAGAACTGGAGATCCTGTGGCTGCTGACCCGAGCGTGGAATACAGGAATCCTGCTCTACAGTCTGGCCCAGTATCCTGAGGCGGAGAGGTGGTGTGGGCTGGGAATGAGCTTCCTGAAGCACCTGGGCTCCCTGCAGGACAGCTATCATTCTCAG ATGGCGGGTCTGTACAGTGAGGTGTTGGACAGGCTGGATAAAGCGAAGAAGAATCTCATTATTGAGGAGTAA
- the tex11 gene encoding testis-expressed protein 11 isoform X2 — MEQFVVDVKNLSEKLIHRQIDSNLDDVIETLFKAISTLDAAAKLQDSQLEEIAIQLWNWAVTKRVGSTITEEQKAKVRHVACRLLYLCGPENPSENIVRKQILMASKTGRTWLDCKKPKVADDFLSLAVSSLETLYSRLTSHGDCAEDINTPKGDIEKDLLRVLSYQAESAVSQEQHEEAVSCIQRCKEMLLRLPKETGYLSLICYNFGVDTYSQGKHEESTFWLSQSYDIGKMNVKYSPGSEMQAKVLRLLAKVYLDWDCQKYLEKALHAVSLANKEHMQLSGLYLKIQILIKSRSPDEATKSGLSELLDCEVPLEVCLSTVKLLVEENREALAFDFLKRVCQHFESSPELGSALLMHIELLLQRDKDLLAKQKIEDAITGHYTGKQLAPPTLSSLHLLLWDRASKNFEAKNYSEALEWYNYSLSFYRADELDQNLAKLQRNRSTCFLHLHQLEKAKEAVEKAARIDSSNIFTQFNIYKIAVLENNAEKAGAALREIGALAQNPVTSEERLLVTENAAANLLSLAAQIALEHEQQETAIKALESLCERSQDVTQILTALRCLVRLFLTTMENISEENRNANLDILLSYLKTALEKLSQIHGHGAQQHSEDANWFRRIAWNSALQCEHSPVRMRDFFLLSFQLSQLCAPDRGVLMGQKTCLLMAAAASLEICRSSDHTEQQTELLTQTLEHIQLCKEIWTTIKASGTSSKDKTDTLLLLYEFETRAKLNDPKLESVLESVLELDYIETKLLEMIAVLAMEPPAHYPVLCKKALRIALSLHRKQSQVDLTRCSNCLHSLIQLTLPSGVSEVQPCVLEEVWAYYEEALSIIATAPEDFPELEILWLLTRAWNTGILLYSLAQYPEAERWCGLGMSFLKHLGSLQDSYHSQMAGLYSEVLDRLDKAKKNLIIEE, encoded by the exons ATGGAGCAGTTTGTTGTCGATGTAAAAA ACCTGTCAGAGAAACTTATCCACCGACAGATCGATTCAAATTTGGATGACGTGATTGAGACTCTCTTCAAAGCGATCTCAACTCTAGATGCAGCAGCAAAACTACAGGATTCACAG ttgGAGGAAATCGCCATACAGCTGTGGAACTGGGCAGTGACCAAACGTGTTGGCTCAACTATTACAGAAGAGCAGAAGGCCAAAG TGCGTCATGTGGCATGCAGACTTCTGTATTTATGCGGGCCTGAGAACCCATCAGAGAATATTGTTCGCAAGCAGATACTG ATGGCAAGTAAAACTGGAAGAACATGGCTTGATTGCAAAAAACCCAAAGTTGCTGATGATTTTTTGAGCCTTGCTGTCAGT AGCCTGGAGACTCTTTACAGCAGACTCACTTCCCATGGAGATTGTGCAGAAGATATAAACACACCAAAGGGAGACATCGAGAAAGATCTGCTGCGGGTTTTATCATATCAAGCTGAATCT GCTGTTTCTCAAGAACAACATGAAGAGGCAGTGTCATGCATACAGCGATGTAAAGAAATGCTTCTGCGTCTCCCTAAAGAG ACTGGCTATCTCTCTCTCATCTGTTACAACTTTGGGGTCGACACTTACAGTCAGGGAAAGCATGAAGAGAGCACATTTTGGCTAAG CCAAAGTTATGATATAGGGAAGATGAATGTGAAGTACTCACCAGGATCAGAGATGCAA GCCAAAGTTTTGAGACTTCTTGCAAAGGTTTATTTGGATTGGGACTGTCAGAAGTACCTGGAGAAAGCTCTTCATGCTGTAAGCTTGGCAAATAAG gagcaTATGCAGTTGTCAGGTCTGTATCTGAAGATTCAAATCCTAATTAAAAGCCGAAGCCCAGATGAGGCAACAAAGTCTG GGCTGTCAGAGCTACTGGACTGTGAGGTTCCTCTGGAAGTGTGCTTGAGCACAGTCAAACTGCTCGTGGAAGAGAACAG GGAGGCTCTGGCCTTTGACTTCCTTAAGAGGGTTTGTCAGCACTTTGAGTCGTCTCCTGAACTGGGCTCTGCTCTGCTCATGCATATAGAGCTGCTGCTGCAGCGGGACAAAGACCTGCTGGCCAAGCAGAAGATTGAGGATGCTATCACGG GACATTACACTGGAAAACAACTTGCACCTCCGACTCTATCATCTCTCCACCTTCTTCTGTGGGATAGAGCTTCCAAAAACTTTGAA GCCAAGAACTATTCTGAAGCTCTGGAATGGTATAACTATTCCCTGAGCTTCTACAGAGCAGACGAGTTGGATCAAAACCTTGCTAAACTCCAAAGAAACAGATCCACCTGTTTCCTGCACCTGCATCAACTCGAGAAA GCTAAAGAGGCTGTAGAAAAGGCAGCAAGGATTGACTCAAGCAACATTTTTACACAGTTCAACATCTACAAGATTGCTGTACTGGAAAACAATGCAGAGAAAG CTGGCGCGGCTCTGAGAGAGATTGGCGCTCTGGCTCAGAATCCGGTCACCAGTGAGGAGCGACTGCTAGTGACCGAGAACGCTGCTGCAAACCTCCTCAGCCTGGCCGCACAGATCGCCCTCGAG CATGAGCAGCAGGAAACAGCCATCAAAGCCCTAGAGAGTCTGTGTGAACGCTCACAAGATGTGACTCAAATCCTCACTGCCTTGAG GTGTTTAGTACGACTTTTTCTTACAACAATGGAAAACATCAGTGAGGAAAACAG GAATGCCAACTTGGATATCCTCTTGTCATACCTAAAAACAG CGCTTGAGAAATTATCACAAATTCATGGCCACGGAGCACAGCAGCATTCAGAAGACGCCAACTGGTTCAGGAGAATCG CGTGGAACTCTGCCCTGCAGTGTGAGCACAGTCCTGTGAGGATGAGGGATTTCTTTCTACTCTCCTTCCAG CTGTCGCAGCTGTGCGCCCCAGACCGAGGTGTGTTGATGGGGCAGAAGACGTGTCTGCTGATGGCCGCTGCTGCGTCTCTGGAGATCTGCAGGAGCTCTGATCATACTGAGCAACAG ACCGAGCTCCTGACCCAGACTCTAGAGCACATTCAGCTCTGTAAAGAGATCTGGACCACAATCAAAGCATCAG GCACTTCCTCTAAAGACAAAACAGACACATTATTGCTGCTCTACGAGTTTGAAACCCGGGCCAAATTAAATGATCCTAAGCTTGAATCTGTGCTCGAATCAGTTTTGGAACTGGATTATATTGAGACCAAGCTGCTAGAAATGATCGCAG TCCTGGCGATGGAACCACCGGCCCATTACCCTGTTCTGTGTAAGAAAGCACTGAGGATCGCCTTGTCTCTGCACAGAAAACAGTCACAGGTCGACCTCACACGCTGCAG TAACTGTTTACACAGCCTGATTCAGCTGACCCTGCCGAGCGGCGTGTCTGAGGTGCAGCCCTGCGTGCTGGAGGAAGTGTGGGCCTACTATGAGGAAGCTCTTTCCATCATAGCAACCGCA CCCGAGGACTTTCCAGAACTGGAGATCCTGTGGCTGCTGACCCGAGCGTGGAATACAGGAATCCTGCTCTACAGTCTGGCCCAGTATCCTGAGGCGGAGAGGTGGTGTGGGCTGGGAATGAGCTTCCTGAAGCACCTGGGCTCCCTGCAGGACAGCTATCATTCTCAG ATGGCGGGTCTGTACAGTGAGGTGTTGGACAGGCTGGATAAAGCGAAGAAGAATCTCATTATTGAGGAGTAA
- the tex11 gene encoding testis-expressed protein 11 isoform X3, which yields MEQFVVDVKNLSEKLIHRQIDSNLDDVIETLFKAISTLDAAAKLQDSQLEEIAIQLWNWAVTKRVGSTITEEQKAKVRHVACRLLYLCGPENPSENIVRKQILMASKTGRTWLDCKKPKVADDFLSLAVSSLETLYSRLTSHGDCAEDINTPKGDIEKDLLRVLSYQAESAVSQEQHEEAVSCIQRCKEMLLRLPKETGYLSLICYNFGVDTYSQGKHEESTFWLSQSYDIGKMNVKYSPGSEMQAKVLRLLAKVYLDWDCQKYLEKALHAVSLANKEHMQLSGLYLKIQILIKSRSPDEATKSGLSELLDCEVPLEVCLSTVKLLVEENREALAFDFLKRVCQHFESSPELGSALLMHIELLLQRDKDLLAKQKIEDAITGHYTGKQLAPPTLSSLHLLLWDRASKNFEAKNYSEALEWYNYSLSFYRADELDQNLAKLQRNRSTCFLHLHQLEKAKEAVEKAARIDSSNIFTQFNIYKIAVLENNAEKAGAALREIGALAQNPVTSEERLLVTENAAANLLSLAAQIALEHEQQETAIKALESLCERSQDVTQILTALRCLVRLFLTTMENISEENRNANLDILLSYLKTALEKLSQIHGHGAQQHSEDANWFRRIAWNSALQCEHSPVRMRDFFLLSFQLSQLCAPDRGVLMGQKTCLLMAAAASLEICRSSDHTEQQTELLTQTLEHIQLCKEIWTTIKASGTSSKDKTDTLLLLYEFETRAKLNDPKLESVLESVLELDYIETKLLEMIAVLAMEPPAHYPVLCKKALRIALSLHRKQSQVDLTRCSLIQLTLPSGVSEVQPCVLEEVWAYYEEALSIIATAPEDFPELEILWLLTRAWNTGILLYSLAQYPEAERWCGLGMSFLKHLGSLQDSYHSQMAGLYSEVLDRLDKAKKNLIIEE from the exons ATGGAGCAGTTTGTTGTCGATGTAAAAA ACCTGTCAGAGAAACTTATCCACCGACAGATCGATTCAAATTTGGATGACGTGATTGAGACTCTCTTCAAAGCGATCTCAACTCTAGATGCAGCAGCAAAACTACAGGATTCACAG ttgGAGGAAATCGCCATACAGCTGTGGAACTGGGCAGTGACCAAACGTGTTGGCTCAACTATTACAGAAGAGCAGAAGGCCAAAG TGCGTCATGTGGCATGCAGACTTCTGTATTTATGCGGGCCTGAGAACCCATCAGAGAATATTGTTCGCAAGCAGATACTG ATGGCAAGTAAAACTGGAAGAACATGGCTTGATTGCAAAAAACCCAAAGTTGCTGATGATTTTTTGAGCCTTGCTGTCAGT AGCCTGGAGACTCTTTACAGCAGACTCACTTCCCATGGAGATTGTGCAGAAGATATAAACACACCAAAGGGAGACATCGAGAAAGATCTGCTGCGGGTTTTATCATATCAAGCTGAATCT GCTGTTTCTCAAGAACAACATGAAGAGGCAGTGTCATGCATACAGCGATGTAAAGAAATGCTTCTGCGTCTCCCTAAAGAG ACTGGCTATCTCTCTCTCATCTGTTACAACTTTGGGGTCGACACTTACAGTCAGGGAAAGCATGAAGAGAGCACATTTTGGCTAAG CCAAAGTTATGATATAGGGAAGATGAATGTGAAGTACTCACCAGGATCAGAGATGCAA GCCAAAGTTTTGAGACTTCTTGCAAAGGTTTATTTGGATTGGGACTGTCAGAAGTACCTGGAGAAAGCTCTTCATGCTGTAAGCTTGGCAAATAAG gagcaTATGCAGTTGTCAGGTCTGTATCTGAAGATTCAAATCCTAATTAAAAGCCGAAGCCCAGATGAGGCAACAAAGTCTG GGCTGTCAGAGCTACTGGACTGTGAGGTTCCTCTGGAAGTGTGCTTGAGCACAGTCAAACTGCTCGTGGAAGAGAACAG GGAGGCTCTGGCCTTTGACTTCCTTAAGAGGGTTTGTCAGCACTTTGAGTCGTCTCCTGAACTGGGCTCTGCTCTGCTCATGCATATAGAGCTGCTGCTGCAGCGGGACAAAGACCTGCTGGCCAAGCAGAAGATTGAGGATGCTATCACGG GACATTACACTGGAAAACAACTTGCACCTCCGACTCTATCATCTCTCCACCTTCTTCTGTGGGATAGAGCTTCCAAAAACTTTGAA GCCAAGAACTATTCTGAAGCTCTGGAATGGTATAACTATTCCCTGAGCTTCTACAGAGCAGACGAGTTGGATCAAAACCTTGCTAAACTCCAAAGAAACAGATCCACCTGTTTCCTGCACCTGCATCAACTCGAGAAA GCTAAAGAGGCTGTAGAAAAGGCAGCAAGGATTGACTCAAGCAACATTTTTACACAGTTCAACATCTACAAGATTGCTGTACTGGAAAACAATGCAGAGAAAG CTGGCGCGGCTCTGAGAGAGATTGGCGCTCTGGCTCAGAATCCGGTCACCAGTGAGGAGCGACTGCTAGTGACCGAGAACGCTGCTGCAAACCTCCTCAGCCTGGCCGCACAGATCGCCCTCGAG CATGAGCAGCAGGAAACAGCCATCAAAGCCCTAGAGAGTCTGTGTGAACGCTCACAAGATGTGACTCAAATCCTCACTGCCTTGAG GTGTTTAGTACGACTTTTTCTTACAACAATGGAAAACATCAGTGAGGAAAACAG GAATGCCAACTTGGATATCCTCTTGTCATACCTAAAAACAG CGCTTGAGAAATTATCACAAATTCATGGCCACGGAGCACAGCAGCATTCAGAAGACGCCAACTGGTTCAGGAGAATCG CGTGGAACTCTGCCCTGCAGTGTGAGCACAGTCCTGTGAGGATGAGGGATTTCTTTCTACTCTCCTTCCAG CTGTCGCAGCTGTGCGCCCCAGACCGAGGTGTGTTGATGGGGCAGAAGACGTGTCTGCTGATGGCCGCTGCTGCGTCTCTGGAGATCTGCAGGAGCTCTGATCATACTGAGCAACAG ACCGAGCTCCTGACCCAGACTCTAGAGCACATTCAGCTCTGTAAAGAGATCTGGACCACAATCAAAGCATCAG GCACTTCCTCTAAAGACAAAACAGACACATTATTGCTGCTCTACGAGTTTGAAACCCGGGCCAAATTAAATGATCCTAAGCTTGAATCTGTGCTCGAATCAGTTTTGGAACTGGATTATATTGAGACCAAGCTGCTAGAAATGATCGCAG TCCTGGCGATGGAACCACCGGCCCATTACCCTGTTCTGTGTAAGAAAGCACTGAGGATCGCCTTGTCTCTGCACAGAAAACAGTCACAGGTCGACCTCACACGCTGCAG CCTGATTCAGCTGACCCTGCCGAGCGGCGTGTCTGAGGTGCAGCCCTGCGTGCTGGAGGAAGTGTGGGCCTACTATGAGGAAGCTCTTTCCATCATAGCAACCGCA CCCGAGGACTTTCCAGAACTGGAGATCCTGTGGCTGCTGACCCGAGCGTGGAATACAGGAATCCTGCTCTACAGTCTGGCCCAGTATCCTGAGGCGGAGAGGTGGTGTGGGCTGGGAATGAGCTTCCTGAAGCACCTGGGCTCCCTGCAGGACAGCTATCATTCTCAG ATGGCGGGTCTGTACAGTGAGGTGTTGGACAGGCTGGATAAAGCGAAGAAGAATCTCATTATTGAGGAGTAA